A DNA window from Actinomycetota bacterium contains the following coding sequences:
- a CDS encoding DUF1704 domain-containing protein: MTNADPGSDIARLADDVCARLRAGGLVHRDLPGGRVHIDRPQPFLAVHRTVGAGSTAAERLVRSHGSYLVVAGDRLELARTLTRALAGELTDRFGSVLVLEAWGGSEHGETTFRVHAPAADVPAVTTLCEGLEQVQVAGITPRVERWDARAPTAPTLQPVLTADDVRRLGCLLVGLEIPPVFRDRESGAELPLVLRDLQGQLTRVVHDALFVFTQVQTSYRPLDARALGRRMVLGAAREVDEELAAIATAIDFLLAATPVNADEAWTAFEDAGFDVEPVFRYRPLSVDPDVLKRRLYAVRVEDVEDPTLATLFRAKRREVDRRITMLEDRGSPAFLYGSLQLHGGVDDALRSLANAVLARIDPAARDTDADASVDAHSFAAAARAELAHYRRDAPDVDAVVTVRDDVSGVLVSEGDLLVGSHGRFARSRVEPLIQHEIGTHVVTHVNGRAQPLQLLRVGLPGYEATQEGLAVVAEHAVGGLTPGRLALLAGRVIAVDTVVSGATFVETWRRLHHGHGFTATVAFTIAMRVHRAGGLTKDTIYLRGLVDLLAHLAGGGSLDALLVGKLPLAAVPVVDELRARQVLRPPRVRPRWLDRPEAARRLDELRAGRSLLDLVEGIAA; this comes from the coding sequence GTGACCAACGCCGATCCGGGGAGCGACATCGCGCGTCTGGCCGACGACGTCTGCGCCCGGCTGCGTGCGGGGGGGCTGGTTCACCGCGACCTCCCTGGCGGCCGGGTGCATATCGACCGCCCCCAGCCGTTCCTGGCCGTGCACCGCACCGTCGGCGCCGGTTCGACGGCTGCCGAGCGGCTGGTCCGCAGCCACGGGTCGTACCTGGTCGTGGCCGGCGACCGCCTCGAGCTGGCCCGGACCCTGACCCGGGCCCTGGCCGGGGAGTTGACCGACCGGTTCGGATCGGTGCTGGTGCTGGAAGCGTGGGGGGGTTCTGAACACGGCGAGACCACGTTCCGTGTCCACGCCCCGGCTGCGGACGTCCCGGCGGTCACCACGCTGTGCGAGGGGTTGGAGCAGGTCCAGGTGGCCGGGATCACGCCACGGGTGGAGCGGTGGGACGCGCGCGCACCGACCGCCCCGACGCTGCAGCCGGTGCTCACCGCCGACGACGTGCGGCGCCTGGGGTGCCTGTTGGTCGGTCTGGAGATCCCGCCGGTGTTCCGTGATCGGGAGTCCGGCGCGGAGCTGCCGCTGGTTCTCCGCGACCTGCAGGGGCAGCTGACGCGGGTGGTGCACGACGCGTTGTTCGTCTTCACACAGGTCCAGACCAGCTACCGCCCGCTGGACGCCCGGGCGCTGGGGCGACGGATGGTGCTGGGCGCCGCCCGGGAGGTCGACGAGGAGCTCGCCGCGATCGCGACGGCCATCGACTTCCTCCTGGCGGCCACACCGGTCAACGCCGACGAGGCCTGGACTGCCTTCGAAGATGCCGGCTTCGACGTCGAGCCGGTGTTCCGGTACCGCCCGTTGTCGGTCGACCCTGACGTGCTCAAGCGCCGCCTGTACGCCGTCCGGGTCGAGGACGTCGAGGATCCGACGCTCGCGACCCTGTTCCGGGCCAAACGCCGTGAGGTCGATCGGCGGATCACCATGCTCGAGGACCGCGGTTCGCCAGCGTTCCTCTACGGCAGCCTGCAGCTGCACGGCGGGGTGGACGACGCCCTTCGGTCGCTCGCCAACGCGGTGCTGGCTCGCATCGACCCGGCGGCGCGCGACACGGACGCCGACGCGTCGGTCGACGCGCACTCGTTCGCCGCCGCCGCACGGGCCGAGCTCGCCCACTACCGCCGCGACGCGCCCGACGTGGACGCGGTCGTCACCGTCCGCGACGACGTGTCGGGGGTCCTGGTGTCCGAGGGTGACCTCCTGGTCGGCAGCCACGGCCGGTTCGCCCGCTCACGGGTCGAGCCGCTGATCCAGCACGAGATCGGGACCCACGTCGTGACCCACGTCAACGGTCGTGCGCAGCCGCTCCAGCTGCTGCGGGTCGGCCTGCCCGGGTATGAGGCGACCCAGGAGGGGCTGGCGGTCGTGGCCGAACACGCGGTCGGTGGCCTGACCCCCGGCCGGTTGGCGCTCCTTGCCGGCCGGGTGATCGCCGTGGACACCGTCGTCAGCGGGGCGACGTTCGTGGAGACGTGGCGGCGGCTGCACCACGGCCATGGCTTCACGGCCACGGTGGCCTTCACGATCGCGATGCGGGTCCACCGCGCTGGCGGGTTGACGAAGGACACGATCTACCTGCGCGGCCTCGTCGACCTGCTCGCCCACCTCGCCGGTGGCGGGTCGTTGGATGCGCTACTGGTCGGGAAGCTGCCATTGGCGGCGGTCCCGGTGGTCGATGAGCTCCGCGCGCGGCAGGTGCTTCGGCCGCCGCGGGTGCGCCCGCGGTGGTTGGACCGCCCGGAGGCGGCGCGGCGGCTCGATGAGCTCCGCGCCGGTCGGTCGCTGCTGGATCTGGTGGAGGGCATCGCGGCGTGA
- a CDS encoding glutathione synthase: MKLGLLVNRIPTELADYSTTHLAMAATALGHEVWYMDTDDLAYDPDESIRARAQRTPDGSTQDSAAFLSAVQRGETESQRIAVEDLDVLVLRNDPAEDFLERPWARSVGIIFGELAANRGVIVVNDPTGLSKALNKLYFQHFPADIRPRTLVTRDPEEVRAFVTSHDGRAVLKPLQGSGGHGVFMIRPEDAANLNQMIDAVARDGYIVVQEYLPAAEEGDVRIFLMNGRVMEHKGTYAAFRRVRTSSDFRSNITVGGQPAAAEVTDTMLEVAEAVHPKLVADGMFLVGLDIAGDKLIEVNVFSPAGFYSIHQLTGVNFATHVIDALEKKVRHLQTYSQPFTNAQIAML; the protein is encoded by the coding sequence GTGAAGCTCGGCCTGCTGGTCAACCGCATCCCGACCGAACTTGCGGACTACTCCACCACGCACCTGGCGATGGCGGCGACGGCGTTGGGTCACGAGGTGTGGTACATGGACACCGACGACCTGGCCTACGATCCCGACGAATCGATCCGGGCACGGGCGCAGCGCACCCCCGACGGGTCCACGCAGGATTCGGCGGCGTTCCTGTCGGCGGTGCAGCGGGGCGAGACGGAGTCGCAGCGGATCGCGGTGGAGGACCTCGACGTCCTCGTGCTGCGCAACGACCCGGCGGAGGACTTCCTGGAACGTCCCTGGGCCCGGTCGGTGGGGATCATCTTCGGAGAGCTGGCCGCCAACCGCGGTGTGATCGTCGTCAACGACCCGACGGGCCTGTCGAAGGCCCTCAACAAGCTGTACTTCCAGCACTTCCCAGCCGACATCCGGCCGCGCACGCTGGTGACCCGCGACCCCGAGGAGGTCCGCGCATTCGTCACCTCCCACGATGGCCGGGCGGTGCTGAAACCGCTGCAGGGATCGGGCGGCCACGGGGTGTTCATGATCCGCCCGGAGGACGCCGCCAACCTCAACCAGATGATCGACGCGGTCGCCCGCGACGGGTACATCGTGGTGCAGGAGTACCTCCCCGCCGCCGAGGAAGGCGACGTGCGGATCTTCCTGATGAACGGCCGGGTGATGGAGCACAAGGGGACCTACGCGGCGTTCCGGCGGGTGCGGACCTCGTCCGACTTCCGCAGCAACATCACGGTCGGCGGTCAGCCGGCCGCGGCCGAGGTCACCGACACGATGCTCGAGGTCGCCGAGGCGGTCCACCCCAAGCTGGTGGCCGACGGGATGTTCCTCGTCGGGCTGGATATCGCCGGCGACAAGCTGATCGAAGTCAACGTGTTCAGTCCGGCAGGCTTCTACAGCATCCACCAGCTGACCGGGGTCAACTTCGCCACGCACGTGATCGACGCACTGGAGAAGAAGGTCCGCCACCTGCAGACCTACAGCCAGCCGTTCACCAACGCCCAGATCGCGATGCTGTAG